The genomic stretch CGTGTGGCCGTGCTCAGGACCTTTTCCAAGCTCTTCGGCTTGGCCGGTCTGCGTTTGGGCCATGGGGTCATGCCTGCGGAATTAGCCAAGGCCCTATTGAGCGTTAGGCTGCCTTTCAGCGTGAACATCATGGCGGAGGCCGCGGGCATGGCCGCCTTGGAGGATGAGGCCTTCATTCAGACCACCCTGGAGGTCGTCCAGACCGGACGCGAACGCCTGACTCAAGGTCTAAAGGATTTGGGTTGCCGGGTCTGGCCGTCCCAGGCCAATTTTCTCATGTTCAGGCCTCCTGTCCCGGCGGATGGTGTCTTCGAGGCCCTGCTCAGGCAGGGTATCATCATTCGGCCTCTGACCAGTTATGACCTGTCTGAATTGCTGCGGGTCAGCGTGGGCACGGCCGAAGAGAACGAGATGTTTCTGACGGCCATGTCCGGGATTCTGGGCCTGGGGTAGGGGCGCGAATCGTCCGGACAGGATGGCGGTTGGGCCGGGGCACCGTACAAGGATTGCCTGAAAAATCGGTGAGGTATCCGTGGTTTGTAGGGGCATGTTTTAAACCTGCCCCTACGCCAGTCGGGTGCATTCCACCAACCGGGTGGCCCCTACGCCAGTCGGCTGAATTCCACCCACAGGCTGGCCCGGGATTATGGGCCGGTCGCGAACAGGAAGCATCCGCCATGTCAGAATCCGTCCTCCCCTTTGTTGTCACCTTGGACGGTCCAGCCGGTTCGGGCAAGACCACGCTGGCCCGCATGCTGGCCGAACGTCTGGGTGTGGCCTATTTAGACACCGGGGCCATGTACCGGGCCGTGGCCTGGGCACTGGGTCCGGATGCGTCCGACTGGCCCGAAGAACGTCTCGGACCGGCCCTCAAAGGGCTCGATTTCAGTCTAAAAGGGAGTGGTGAGAACACCCGCCTTCAACTCATGGGCCTGACTCTTGGGGATGAAATACGTTCCGAGGACATGGGACGAAGAGCCTCGGATCTGGCCAAGAGGGCCGAGGTCCGGACCTTTTTGACCCGAGCCCAGCAGTCCTTGGGCCGGACAACATCCTTGGTGGCCGAAGGTCGGGACATGGGTACTGTGGTTTTTCCTCGGGCACGTTTCAAGTATTACTTGACGGCTTCGGTCGATGTACGGGCCAAAAGACGTTGGCAGCAGCTTCGGGAGGCTGGGCAGGACCCGGGTTCTCCGGAAGACATCGCCCGGGCCATTGCCGCCCGGGACGATCAGGATGCCAAGCGTGAACTGGCCCCGCTCAGACCGGCCGAGGATTCCATCCGCATCGACACTGGCCTGTCCGGGCCCGAGGCCGTGCTGGAGGTCATCCTCCAGACCATGGCGGGGTGACGGCCGTGCCTCGCCTGCTTCGCTCGGCCAGGGACTGGGCATTGGCCTTGTGGCTGTCCTTCGAGCGCAACGACTTCCTCATCCGGGCTTCGTCTCTGACCTATCTGACGGCCCTGGCCCTGGTGCCCTTCGTGGCCACGGTCTTCGCCGTTCTCAAAGGCGTTGGCCTGCAACGTTCAGGATATATCCAGCGTTTCCTCATGCACGTGACCGGAGAGAATCAGGTCATCGTCGAGAACATCACCGAATACATCAACCGAACCAACGTGACCAGCCTTGGGATGGTCGGATTCACCTTTGTCCTCCTGACCATCTTCACCCTACTCGGCAACATTGAGAACAGCTTCAACCAGGTCTGGGGGGTGCGGCATGGCAGGAGGTTGTCCCGGAAATTGACTGACTACCTGGCCCTGGTCCTTGTTTGCCCCATTCTTCTCATCGTGTCCTTTAGTTTCACCGCTTCGCTGGAGAGCTCGGCCCTGATCGGCCAGGCCTTCGGATTCATCGATTTTTCCCCTCTGCAGACCTTCTTCCTCAAATTTTTTCTGCCCTTTATCCCTGTCTTCGGAGCGTTGACCATTCTCTACCAGTTTTTACCCAACACCAGAGTGCCTATCCGCTGCTCACTGACCGGGGCGGCCCTGGCCGGATTCATCCTTCAGACCACCCAATGGGTGTTCATCAAGAACCAGATCGGGGCCACCAACTACAATATCATCTACGGAAGCTTCGCGCAGATCCCCCTGTTTCTGATCTGGATCTACATGAGCTGGCTGATCGTGCTTCTGGGGGCCGAGATCAGCTTCATGATCCAGTCGTGGCGGCCGAGGCACGGGGTGGGGCATTGGGCCACGGCCGGGTTTCTGAACACCGTGTCCGCCTCCATCGCCATTTTGGTCCATCTCGTTGAGGCCACCCGGAAAGGAGACGGACCGGTTCCAGTCTTGGAGCTCTCCAAAGTCATGGACCTGCCGGCGGACTTCGTCCAGGGCCGGATGCACGAACTGGTCGATGCCGGGCTGGCGGCCGAGGCCAGCGGCGGGGCAAAACGAGGGTATGTGCCCCTGTTTCTGGCCGGAGAAAAACGTCTGGCGGAGATCGTGCATATTCTGGCCGGTCGGGGACGCGGCCCAGTGTCCAAGGCCGGTGAATTTTTCGAGACATTGTTGTCCGGAGCCTGGACCCGGTACGTTGACGGTGACGAGAATCTGACCATGGCCGAGTTGAGCCGTCAATATTTCCTGACGGCAGACGAGCCTCTGGATAGGCCGAGGCCCTAAGTGCCCGACATCTTTATCCCAAAAACCTCATGTTTGCCCGAATCGTCCTGATTTTTGTCCTGTTTCCCCTTTTCGAACTCTACGTCCTGGTCCAGGTGGGCTCGGTCATTGGAGCCGGGACAACCATCCTCCTGGTCCTTTTGACGGCCGTGGCCGGAGCCTGGCTGGCCAGGGAGCAGGGCTTGAGGGCCATGGTCCGCATCCAGTCCAGCCTCCAGCAGGGGATTGTTCCGGCCGACGACCTCCTGGACGGGGCCATGATTCTCGTGGCCGGGGTGGTCCTGCTGACTCCTGGATTTATTTCCGACGTCCTGGGCCTCATGGTCCTCGTACCCCCGATCCGCAACCTGATCAGAACCCGTTTGCGGTCTTGGGCCACGGCCAAGGCCGCTACCGGGCAGGGAATCCAGATCATCCACATCGACCATGACCGCCGGGATCGCTGAGTTGGCTGGCAAGGGGGTGCGTATCCAACGCCTTTTGGTCCGATTCCTGACATCAGTCAGCGAAACCATGTCTTCGGTTCTGGTCTTCGGCTGGGCCCTGGCCCTTTTGGCCCTGGTCGATTTGATCCTCGTCCTGATGGGCTGGGGAGGAAATTGAACATGTCCTTGGAAGGCTATCGCAGTCTGCAACCGTGCCTCGATGACCTGGAGGCCAAGGGCGACCTGTTCAGGATCGAGGCGGAGGTGGACCCTATTCTGGAGATGGGCTGCATCCAACGCCGGGTTTATGCTGCCCGGGGGCCAGCCCTGCTCTTCACCCGGGTCAAAGGCACCCCTTTTCCCATGGTCGGAAATCTGTTCGGGACCAGAGAGCGGATTCGTTTCATCTTCAGACACACCATGCCCCTGTTGGAACGGGTCATGAATGCGGCGGCCGACCCAGGTCAGGCCTTGCGTCGACCCGGGGCCTGGATCGATGCGGCTCGGGCAGCCTGGAAGGCCAGGCCGAGGTTCGTTGCCTCGGGTCCCATTTTGCGGGGTTTGACCCGGGTCCGAGCTCTTCCCAATCTGGTATCCTGGCCCAGGGATGGAGGTGGCTACGTGACCCTGCCCCAGGTGTACACCGAGGACCCGGATCGACCCGGGTGGCGGCATTCGAACCTGGGCATGTACCGGGTCCAACTGACCGGGGGTGGCTACGCCCCGGACCGGGAGGTGGGCCTGCATTATCAGATACACCGGGGGATCGGGCCACACCATGCCCGGGCACTGGAGCTGGGGCGAGAACTGCCGGTGAACGTCTTTGTCGGCGGACCTCCGGCCATGACTCTGGCCGCCATCATGCCCCTGCCCGAGGGAATGCCCGAAATCGCCTTGGCCGGGGTCCTGTCCGGGTCGAGAATTCCCATGGTTAGAGGACCCAACGGCCTGCCCATGTCGGCCGAGGCCGATTTCTGTCTCTGCGGGCACATCGTGTCAGGCAAGGAGCTTCCCGAAGGGCCGTTCGGAGATCATCTGGGCTACTACAGCCTGGCCCATGACTTTCCGG from Deltaproteobacteria bacterium encodes the following:
- a CDS encoding FxsA family protein gives rise to the protein MFARIVLIFVLFPLFELYVLVQVGSVIGAGTTILLVLLTAVAGAWLAREQGLRAMVRIQSSLQQGIVPADDLLDGAMILVAGVVLLTPGFISDVLGLMVLVPPIRNLIRTRLRSWATAKAATGQGIQIIHIDHDRRDR
- a CDS encoding YihY family inner membrane protein, which produces MTAVPRLLRSARDWALALWLSFERNDFLIRASSLTYLTALALVPFVATVFAVLKGVGLQRSGYIQRFLMHVTGENQVIVENITEYINRTNVTSLGMVGFTFVLLTIFTLLGNIENSFNQVWGVRHGRRLSRKLTDYLALVLVCPILLIVSFSFTASLESSALIGQAFGFIDFSPLQTFFLKFFLPFIPVFGALTILYQFLPNTRVPIRCSLTGAALAGFILQTTQWVFIKNQIGATNYNIIYGSFAQIPLFLIWIYMSWLIVLLGAEISFMIQSWRPRHGVGHWATAGFLNTVSASIAILVHLVEATRKGDGPVPVLELSKVMDLPADFVQGRMHELVDAGLAAEASGGAKRGYVPLFLAGEKRLAEIVHILAGRGRGPVSKAGEFFETLLSGAWTRYVDGDENLTMAELSRQYFLTADEPLDRPRP
- the cmk gene encoding (d)CMP kinase; the protein is MSESVLPFVVTLDGPAGSGKTTLARMLAERLGVAYLDTGAMYRAVAWALGPDASDWPEERLGPALKGLDFSLKGSGENTRLQLMGLTLGDEIRSEDMGRRASDLAKRAEVRTFLTRAQQSLGRTTSLVAEGRDMGTVVFPRARFKYYLTASVDVRAKRRWQQLREAGQDPGSPEDIARAIAARDDQDAKRELAPLRPAEDSIRIDTGLSGPEAVLEVILQTMAG
- a CDS encoding UbiD family decarboxylase produces the protein MSLEGYRSLQPCLDDLEAKGDLFRIEAEVDPILEMGCIQRRVYAARGPALLFTRVKGTPFPMVGNLFGTRERIRFIFRHTMPLLERVMNAAADPGQALRRPGAWIDAARAAWKARPRFVASGPILRGLTRVRALPNLVSWPRDGGGYVTLPQVYTEDPDRPGWRHSNLGMYRVQLTGGGYAPDREVGLHYQIHRGIGPHHARALELGRELPVNVFVGGPPAMTLAAIMPLPEGMPEIALAGVLSGSRIPMVRGPNGLPMSAEADFCLCGHIVSGKELPEGPFGDHLGYYSLAHDFPVMRVQTVYHRPGAVWPFTTVGRPPQEDTEFGSLIHELTGPVIPKEFPGVREVHAVDEAGVHPLLLAVASERYVPFV